The following proteins are co-located in the Mycolicibacterium goodii genome:
- a CDS encoding GtrA family protein: MSFADATISRLPRFIRPFAERHHELIKFAIVGATTFVIDSAIFYTLKLTVLEPKPVTAKIIAGIVAVIASYILNREWSFRDRGGRERHHEAFLFFAVSGVGVLLSMAPLWISSYVLMLRVPEVSLTTENIADFISAYIIGNLLQMAFRFWAFRRFVFPDEFARNPDKALESTLTGGGIAEALEDEYEAHHGSDNAGDNVVDNVVTPMRRSGGRRAMRQLGDSSDPRVSKTS; the protein is encoded by the coding sequence GTGTCCTTCGCTGATGCAACGATCTCGCGTCTACCGCGGTTCATCCGGCCGTTCGCCGAACGGCACCATGAGCTGATCAAATTCGCGATCGTTGGAGCCACGACGTTCGTGATCGACTCAGCGATCTTCTACACGCTCAAGCTGACCGTCCTTGAGCCCAAGCCGGTCACCGCCAAGATCATCGCAGGCATCGTGGCGGTCATCGCCTCCTACATCCTGAATCGGGAGTGGAGCTTCCGTGACCGGGGTGGCCGTGAGCGACACCACGAGGCCTTCCTGTTCTTCGCGGTCAGCGGCGTGGGCGTGCTGTTGTCCATGGCGCCACTGTGGATCTCGAGTTACGTGCTGATGCTGCGCGTACCCGAGGTGTCGCTGACCACGGAGAACATCGCCGACTTCATCTCGGCCTACATCATCGGCAACCTGCTGCAGATGGCGTTCCGGTTCTGGGCATTCCGGCGGTTCGTCTTCCCCGACGAGTTCGCCCGCAATCCCGACAAGGCGCTCGAATCCACTCTCACCGGCGGCGGCATCGCCGAAGCGCTCGAAGACGAGTACGAGGCGCACCACGGCTCCGACAATGCCGGTGACAACGTCGTGGACAATGTGGTGACCCCGATGCGCCGGTCAGGTGGTCGCCGGGCGATGCGTCAACTCGGTGACTCGTCGGATCCGAGGGTGTCGAAGACCTCGTGA
- a CDS encoding PH domain-containing protein encodes MGYPDNVLAADEQVVLHRHPHWKRLIGPVFVLILATAVASFGAAYVNSLAWDPTATLVVSLVILAIWLVIVGWLTLWPFLTWLTTHFVITDRRVMFRHGLLTRSGIDIPLARINSVEFRHGLSDRILRTGTLIIESASQDPLEFYDIPRVEQVHTLLYHEVFDTLGSDESPS; translated from the coding sequence GTGGGATATCCCGACAACGTGTTGGCTGCCGACGAGCAGGTGGTCCTGCACCGCCATCCGCACTGGAAGCGGCTGATCGGTCCGGTCTTCGTCCTGATCCTGGCCACCGCGGTGGCCAGTTTCGGTGCCGCCTACGTCAACTCACTCGCTTGGGATCCGACCGCCACGCTGGTGGTCTCGTTGGTGATCCTGGCGATCTGGCTCGTCATCGTCGGGTGGCTCACCCTGTGGCCATTCCTGACGTGGTTGACAACGCATTTCGTGATCACCGACCGCCGGGTGATGTTCCGTCACGGGTTGTTGACCCGAAGCGGTATCGACATCCCGCTGGCCCGGATCAACAGCGTGGAGTTCCGGCACGGATTGTCCGACCGCATCCTGCGGACCGGCACCCTGATCATCGAATCAGCGAGCCAGGATCCGCTTGAGTTCTACGACATCCCGCGCGTCGAGCAGGTTCACACCCTGCTCTATCACGAGGTCTTCGACACCCTCGGATCCGACGAGTCACCGAGTTGA
- a CDS encoding heparinase II/III family protein: MTLHTTLRAAARLTPQMAVHQTKRLLRNRVVPALPDRYARMVEKTADRLPLPASADRIPPELASFIGRFYQHSELDIRDAGEGRFTLLGRTVDFGSIAGIDWAYELPEENDHHLWRMKLCQLEVLHSLLAGTDPAGHQTARALLKSFAHARSFAAPGVFSVHWSPYGASHRLLAVLSGLSIGSTTGSLDAGTRSEFQQFARQDAAFLWRNIEHDLRNNHTERNLAALCLYHLAAGSISRSRARRLDRDVRRIIDATVLADGMQIERSAMYQGLTVMSLQIFAACPFLSSATRTLAQERAGAATGAWLFLTHRDGDIALFNDSWLDEVPAPATLLCTEGVRLPPSLPEAGYFRLSSGSVDAILDAGEIGPRWNPGHGHADFLAIEVDVDGNRLIVDPGTSQYSTGPQRIYERSAASHNGPRFRDVEPVEYAGCFKVGKLNHAAPIPEAVQAQLPVESIGGTISTTAGTCTRIVSALAGGGLLIVDMWRSGRSPGATTLLIPSDWRIETYHSTTVRARLNGTETAITVYEGAIDSIDEKTWSRRYMRPEPATAVMLVPARAAGGDQTLVFGIGVGRPEEVATARAGIGALVRGDHPSRH, translated from the coding sequence TTGACCCTGCACACGACACTGCGCGCCGCTGCGCGCCTCACCCCGCAGATGGCGGTACACCAGACCAAGCGTCTGCTGAGAAACCGTGTGGTGCCCGCACTTCCGGACCGCTATGCCCGGATGGTCGAAAAAACCGCCGACCGCCTACCATTGCCCGCTTCGGCCGACCGGATCCCGCCGGAGCTCGCGTCTTTCATCGGCCGCTTCTATCAGCACTCCGAGCTGGACATACGTGACGCGGGTGAGGGACGGTTCACCCTGCTGGGCCGGACGGTCGACTTCGGGTCGATCGCCGGGATCGACTGGGCCTACGAGCTGCCAGAGGAGAATGACCACCATCTGTGGCGAATGAAGTTGTGCCAGCTCGAAGTTCTGCATTCGCTGCTGGCGGGCACGGATCCGGCCGGCCACCAGACGGCACGTGCTCTGCTCAAGAGCTTCGCTCACGCAAGGTCTTTCGCCGCGCCCGGTGTCTTCTCGGTGCACTGGTCCCCGTACGGCGCATCGCATCGGCTGCTCGCCGTGCTGAGCGGTCTCTCGATCGGATCGACCACAGGAAGTCTCGACGCCGGGACACGTTCGGAATTCCAACAGTTCGCGCGTCAGGATGCCGCGTTCCTCTGGCGCAACATCGAACACGACCTCCGGAACAATCACACAGAACGCAACCTCGCCGCCCTGTGCCTCTACCATCTGGCGGCGGGTTCGATCTCGCGTTCCCGCGCCCGGCGACTCGACCGCGACGTTCGGCGCATCATCGACGCCACCGTTCTCGCCGACGGGATGCAGATCGAGCGGTCGGCGATGTACCAGGGCCTCACGGTGATGTCGCTGCAGATTTTCGCCGCGTGCCCCTTCCTGTCCTCCGCCACCCGGACATTGGCGCAGGAACGGGCCGGCGCCGCGACCGGCGCTTGGCTCTTTCTGACCCACCGAGACGGCGACATCGCGCTGTTCAACGACAGCTGGCTCGATGAGGTGCCGGCCCCGGCAACACTCCTGTGCACCGAAGGTGTGAGGCTTCCGCCGTCCCTACCGGAGGCCGGGTACTTCCGGCTGAGCTCCGGGTCGGTCGACGCGATCCTGGATGCGGGCGAGATCGGACCGCGCTGGAACCCCGGGCACGGACACGCCGACTTCCTCGCGATCGAGGTCGACGTGGACGGCAACCGACTGATCGTCGATCCGGGAACATCGCAGTACTCCACTGGGCCGCAACGGATCTACGAGCGCTCGGCGGCCAGTCACAACGGCCCTCGATTCCGTGACGTCGAACCGGTGGAGTACGCCGGCTGCTTCAAGGTGGGCAAGCTCAACCACGCGGCGCCGATTCCTGAGGCGGTGCAGGCACAACTGCCTGTCGAGAGCATCGGCGGAACGATCTCGACCACCGCAGGAACGTGCACCCGCATCGTCAGCGCGCTCGCAGGTGGCGGTCTGCTGATCGTGGACATGTGGAGGTCCGGCAGATCGCCCGGCGCCACCACGCTTCTCATCCCGAGCGACTGGCGTATCGAGACCTACCACAGCACGACTGTGCGCGCCCGGCTGAACGGCACCGAGACCGCGATCACCGTCTACGAGGGTGCGATCGACAGCATCGACGAGAAGACGTGGAGCCGACGGTACATGCGGCCCGAGCCCGCCACCGCCGTCATGCTCGTGCCCGCACGTGCCGCAGGCGGCGACCAGACATTGGTGTTCGGGATCGGGGTCGGGCGCCCCGAGGAGGTCGCGACCGCCCGCGCGGGCATCGGTGCACTTGTCCGGGGGGACCACCCGTCGCGGCATTGA
- a CDS encoding sugar transferase yields the protein MAEVIGTPVSVGDQGRLGAAGSKVNDDTVDGLLSGHAPTQVGPLGHVRAWMVVPVVDFAMMVAPLLWRPPQVNSVFTMAVLAVLLLTGGRRYTARLHPSLLDELPSVLGRLLVSVATVAGIILQLHQKIAVLTFLETACQSVALVIVGRIVTTRLTAMARSRDIAQHRTILIGSGAVAAEVARILSEHREYGLRLVGFVDDNDPPALNGIPRLGRLSDLDVAVLTTGSDHVLIADGNFDEQSLMDAVRTPTCHNVELLIVPRLHHFHMLTGAADHIGSIPVMRIRNPKLYGPTRAIKRAFDILVAATALVLLSPVLATAALAVRVEGGPGVIFRQVRVGRGGRHFHVLKFRSMRPVDETESQTQWSVANDNRVGPVGRFLRATSIDELPQLWNILRGDMTLVGPRPERPHFVEQFSDQYDGYAHRHRVPVGLTGLAQVSGLRGDTSIADRARYDNFYIENWSLWLDIKIILRTFREVLFYRGR from the coding sequence ATGGCTGAGGTCATCGGTACACCAGTTTCCGTCGGTGACCAAGGCCGCCTCGGCGCGGCAGGCTCAAAGGTCAACGACGACACCGTCGATGGGCTGCTCTCCGGTCACGCGCCCACCCAGGTGGGGCCGCTGGGTCACGTGCGGGCCTGGATGGTCGTCCCCGTGGTCGATTTCGCCATGATGGTGGCTCCGCTGCTGTGGCGCCCACCCCAGGTGAATTCGGTATTCACCATGGCGGTGCTCGCGGTCCTGCTGCTCACCGGAGGCCGACGTTACACCGCACGACTGCACCCCAGCCTTCTCGACGAACTCCCGTCGGTCCTCGGCAGGCTGCTGGTGTCCGTCGCGACGGTCGCGGGGATCATCCTGCAGCTGCACCAGAAGATCGCGGTCCTCACCTTCCTCGAAACCGCCTGCCAGTCAGTGGCGCTCGTGATCGTCGGCCGGATCGTGACCACCCGGTTGACAGCGATGGCCCGAAGCCGGGATATCGCCCAGCATCGGACCATCCTCATCGGCAGCGGAGCGGTGGCGGCCGAGGTCGCGCGAATACTGTCCGAACACCGCGAGTACGGACTTCGACTGGTCGGCTTCGTCGATGACAACGACCCGCCTGCGCTCAACGGGATCCCGCGGCTGGGAAGGCTTTCCGATCTGGACGTGGCGGTCCTGACCACGGGCTCAGACCACGTCCTGATCGCCGACGGCAATTTCGACGAGCAGTCCCTGATGGACGCCGTGCGGACTCCGACCTGCCACAACGTCGAGCTGCTCATCGTGCCGCGACTTCACCACTTCCACATGCTGACCGGAGCCGCCGACCACATCGGATCGATCCCGGTGATGAGGATCCGCAATCCGAAGCTCTACGGCCCGACCAGGGCCATCAAACGCGCATTCGACATTCTGGTCGCGGCGACCGCACTGGTTCTGCTGTCTCCCGTCCTGGCAACGGCAGCGCTGGCAGTGCGGGTCGAGGGCGGCCCCGGCGTCATCTTCCGCCAGGTGCGAGTCGGCCGCGGCGGCAGGCATTTCCACGTGTTGAAGTTCCGTTCCATGCGGCCCGTCGACGAAACGGAGTCGCAGACGCAGTGGAGTGTGGCGAACGACAATCGCGTCGGCCCCGTCGGGCGTTTCCTGCGCGCCACATCCATCGACGAACTGCCCCAGCTCTGGAACATCCTTCGGGGCGACATGACGCTGGTCGGTCCGAGGCCGGAGCGTCCACATTTCGTCGAGCAGTTCTCCGACCAGTACGACGGGTACGCGCACCGGCACCGTGTGCCTGTCGGCCTCACCGGCCTGGCTCAGGTCAGCGGGCTGCGAGGAGACACCTCGATCGCCGACCGGGCGCGGTATGACAACTTCTACATCGAGAACTGGTCGCTCTGGCTCGATATCAAGATCATCCTGCGGACCTTCCGTGAGGTGCTCTTCTACCGGGGCCGCTGA
- a CDS encoding protein-tyrosine-phosphatase, whose protein sequence is MASAGAARLGIHDLTVSSAGIRAVVGHPIHHHAAAVLESLGGNPNMFAARRLTRDIAMAADLILTMTRGQRDTVLTIAPQALRRTFTLGEAALLASDPNLTSVAELAAARPRLPARQVPEVPDPLGKDVDFFMTVGAQIAELLQPVLRFCARIGDVPAP, encoded by the coding sequence CTGGCCTCGGCCGGCGCCGCGCGCTTGGGCATCCATGACCTCACGGTGTCCAGCGCCGGGATTCGCGCCGTGGTGGGCCATCCCATCCACCACCATGCCGCCGCAGTTCTGGAAAGCTTGGGTGGCAATCCAAATATGTTTGCTGCACGGCGTTTGACGCGGGATATCGCCATGGCCGCCGACTTGATCCTGACCATGACGCGCGGGCAACGGGACACGGTTCTCACAATTGCCCCGCAGGCGCTTCGACGAACCTTCACCCTGGGCGAGGCAGCCCTGTTGGCCTCCGACCCGAATCTGACGAGCGTGGCGGAGCTGGCGGCTGCCCGGCCTCGGCTCCCGGCGCGGCAAGTGCCGGAGGTTCCCGACCCGTTGGGCAAGGACGTCGACTTTTTCATGACCGTGGGCGCACAGATCGCCGAACTGTTGCAGCCGGTGCTGAGATTCTGTGCACGCATCGGCGACGTACCGGCACCCTGA
- a CDS encoding heparin lyase I family protein, whose protein sequence is MLRDGSYALPVQALKDPAYSGVADMLSTWTLADVGRGDYVDTDHEFHLGVDGKVMRQAGRPASLTMPGPDVFRFEVRADDFAGPYDSASGSRRSELVARQQDGVGEGTMWASFCLVLGSIPGLSTAGRGIVHQWHSVDRDVGRTPVLFVDVANSQLTVRTCSSARLYGDQAADPSAAENGMSVTHFASDVPAEGAETYITLKAAFGEAGHLNAWINGEQVVDEDTPIGYYDDLRDGSGRSILGYPHWGLYTTNRRETQVVHIANPEWGAESLSQRVTAPRPVDIG, encoded by the coding sequence TTGCTCAGAGATGGGAGCTACGCCCTGCCGGTACAGGCGCTCAAGGACCCCGCTTACTCCGGTGTGGCGGACATGCTCTCGACGTGGACGCTCGCGGACGTCGGACGCGGGGACTACGTGGACACCGACCACGAGTTCCACCTCGGTGTCGACGGCAAGGTGATGCGCCAGGCGGGCCGGCCTGCGTCGTTGACCATGCCGGGTCCGGACGTCTTCCGATTCGAGGTGCGGGCCGACGACTTTGCCGGGCCGTATGATTCCGCCAGCGGCAGTCGTCGCAGTGAGCTCGTCGCCCGCCAACAGGACGGTGTGGGCGAGGGGACCATGTGGGCGTCCTTCTGTCTCGTACTGGGAAGCATCCCAGGGCTTTCCACGGCGGGGCGAGGCATCGTCCACCAGTGGCACAGTGTGGACCGAGACGTCGGGCGAACCCCCGTGCTCTTCGTCGATGTCGCCAACTCCCAACTGACGGTGCGGACCTGCTCGTCGGCACGGCTGTACGGGGACCAGGCAGCAGACCCCAGCGCTGCCGAAAACGGGATGTCCGTCACGCATTTCGCATCGGATGTGCCCGCCGAAGGCGCGGAGACCTACATAACCCTGAAGGCGGCCTTCGGTGAGGCGGGGCATCTGAACGCTTGGATCAACGGTGAACAGGTTGTCGATGAAGACACCCCGATCGGTTACTACGACGATCTGCGCGATGGCTCGGGACGGAGCATCCTGGGTTACCCGCACTGGGGCCTGTACACGACGAACAGGCGCGAGACCCAGGTTGTCCATATCGCCAACCCCGAGTGGGGCGCCGAAAGCCTGTCGCAGCGGGTCACCGCTCCCCGCCCCGTGGACATCGGGTAG
- a CDS encoding SGNH/GDSL hydrolase family protein — protein MRIRPKNPCESRGSRMTRLDGSGSVCRSVARQLAVFAAAGLMVMVGACSTTQTAASVDTTYQPYACLPPPRSTPPVPVPGAPQRVAVIGDSYTNGSPQGGTGQHRWTAVVERDLRARGYDVAIDLGAEGGSGYVTPGNRGDVFADKVATTVRPDDAMVVFFGSRNDSRASEGDLAHATCTALVNAEIAAPGAQLIVIGPPWVDANPPRYVQRARDILQDRAESLHARFIDPLADGWFVDRPDLIGTDGVHPTNEGHAYMAQRITPVIESMMAAHAAP, from the coding sequence ATGAGAATCCGACCGAAGAATCCATGTGAAAGTAGAGGTTCACGCATGACTCGCCTTGATGGCTCCGGTAGTGTCTGCCGCTCGGTGGCCAGGCAATTGGCCGTGTTCGCAGCCGCCGGGCTCATGGTGATGGTCGGTGCGTGCTCGACCACACAGACGGCCGCGAGTGTCGACACGACCTATCAGCCGTACGCCTGTCTTCCGCCGCCGCGTTCGACACCACCGGTGCCGGTGCCGGGCGCGCCGCAGCGCGTGGCCGTGATCGGTGACTCCTACACGAACGGCAGCCCTCAGGGCGGGACCGGACAACATCGCTGGACGGCGGTCGTCGAACGGGACCTCCGTGCTCGGGGATACGACGTGGCCATCGACCTGGGCGCGGAAGGCGGCAGCGGCTACGTCACGCCGGGCAATCGAGGTGACGTGTTCGCAGACAAGGTGGCCACGACTGTCAGGCCCGATGACGCAATGGTGGTGTTCTTCGGTTCACGCAACGATTCACGCGCGTCGGAAGGCGACTTGGCCCACGCGACGTGCACGGCGCTGGTGAATGCCGAGATCGCCGCTCCGGGAGCGCAACTGATCGTGATCGGCCCGCCATGGGTGGATGCGAACCCGCCACGGTACGTCCAGCGTGCGCGCGACATCCTGCAGGACCGGGCCGAGAGCCTGCACGCACGGTTCATCGATCCGCTGGCGGACGGCTGGTTCGTCGACAGACCTGACCTCATTGGAACGGACGGGGTGCATCCCACCAACGAGGGGCACGCGTACATGGCGCAGCGGATAACGCCGGTGATCGAGTCGATGATGGCCGCGCATGCCGCACCGTGA
- a CDS encoding acyltransferase family protein codes for MLRQKSRIGATNSATNNPCAAYGYVYGLDGLRLLVVLIVVIRHFEIVPVLPGGFGVSIFFFISGFLISRLLLAEEKRFHRALALKPFYIRRFIRLLPPLFLMGIVCVPVLYVLYPAQFSPVQIILSFAYLGNIVKFGAMAWGWNEGYPAIEPLWSLAVEEHFYLLLPAVLLLFRSRRSRVVAMVVAMIAPLILRVWVYAAMPLPLADQFNYHFTVTRLDSIAAGVLLTLLLDYGWLRLPAKAVWGHVLVWGGAALMLASMVHWSQAYEIAWKYSFQSLAIGVFFVGAIFMPNYGWLRRTLETRVISHLGKISYEMYLWHFPLLAILLAVLPSRGWAIGLALIGTVVVSDIAYRLTTKRLRGLRKRFGGHPAS; via the coding sequence ATGTTGAGGCAGAAAAGTCGGATCGGTGCGACGAACAGTGCGACGAACAACCCGTGCGCGGCCTACGGTTACGTGTACGGGCTGGACGGATTGCGGTTGCTCGTCGTCCTCATCGTCGTGATACGGCATTTCGAGATCGTCCCGGTGCTTCCGGGCGGATTCGGCGTATCGATCTTCTTCTTCATCAGCGGATTCCTGATCAGCCGACTGCTGCTGGCCGAGGAGAAACGATTCCACCGGGCGCTAGCGCTCAAACCCTTCTACATCCGTCGCTTCATCAGGTTGTTGCCTCCGTTGTTCCTCATGGGCATTGTCTGTGTGCCCGTCCTGTACGTTCTGTACCCGGCTCAGTTCTCGCCGGTGCAGATCATCCTGTCGTTCGCCTACCTGGGGAACATCGTCAAGTTCGGTGCCATGGCATGGGGCTGGAACGAGGGATATCCGGCGATCGAGCCGCTGTGGAGCCTCGCCGTGGAGGAGCATTTCTATCTCCTGCTGCCCGCGGTCCTGCTGCTGTTCCGATCGCGCCGATCGCGCGTGGTCGCAATGGTGGTCGCGATGATTGCGCCGTTGATCCTGCGGGTGTGGGTGTACGCGGCGATGCCCCTGCCCCTGGCGGATCAATTCAACTACCACTTCACCGTGACCAGGCTCGACTCGATCGCCGCGGGTGTGTTGCTGACGCTGCTCCTCGACTACGGTTGGCTGCGTCTTCCGGCCAAGGCTGTGTGGGGGCACGTGTTGGTATGGGGCGGAGCGGCTCTCATGCTGGCCTCGATGGTCCACTGGTCTCAGGCTTACGAAATCGCTTGGAAATACTCGTTTCAGAGCCTGGCGATCGGTGTCTTCTTCGTCGGCGCGATCTTCATGCCCAACTACGGATGGTTGCGGAGGACACTCGAAACCCGCGTCATATCGCATCTCGGGAAGATCAGCTACGAGATGTACCTGTGGCACTTCCCGCTGCTCGCGATTCTGCTGGCCGTGTTGCCGAGTCGCGGTTGGGCGATCGGACTTGCGCTCATCGGAACGGTCGTCGTCTCCGACATCGCCTACCGGTTGACGACCAAACGCTTGCGCGGCCTGCGCAAGCGATTCGGAGGGCATCCGGCCTCATGA
- a CDS encoding lipopolysaccharide biosynthesis protein has product MLLTVALRYSGIVLQFVILLVLARRLDADDYGRYMLVLSAVLPTYFLLGFGISEAFVREAPKLVRHGDIRPAGPLAGATVLAAVAGAGIVAVLGFALARLWPGDVDVTVIAFMTSFFVANGLMFNAAQMLLGCGFQNLGAFFFYPAVNLSLALSAVPYVVVATHPTFGGVALATSAASLAVAALAVGVVLRRVKPNRPDLGLIRRMTRIGIRLSAARALYGLGLWLPTFIAGVVVSPVEAGYLGTAGRLAVAVGAVTAAVRFAVRPTIVRAAEQQDRDGIKSICGRLATVTLGIAGVALVISAVFGRPLIELAFGPDFAAAAPLLTILLIAVAIEAFAGPVDEVLKMTGHENWVLTIFGVVLPVMLVALLVAARHGVIAMAWVQVGYTLAIFGAMVAVVRWKWGMWLHPTTTGSPRRRALAGQIS; this is encoded by the coding sequence ATGCTGTTGACCGTTGCGCTGCGATACAGCGGGATAGTGCTGCAGTTCGTCATCCTGCTGGTACTGGCGCGACGCCTGGATGCCGACGACTACGGCCGGTACATGCTGGTGCTCAGCGCGGTCCTGCCGACGTATTTCCTGCTGGGATTCGGCATCTCGGAGGCCTTCGTCCGGGAGGCGCCGAAGCTGGTGCGGCATGGTGATATCCGTCCCGCGGGCCCGCTCGCGGGGGCGACCGTGTTGGCGGCCGTGGCCGGCGCGGGCATCGTCGCAGTGCTGGGGTTCGCGCTGGCACGGCTGTGGCCCGGTGACGTGGACGTCACGGTCATCGCCTTCATGACGTCGTTCTTCGTCGCGAACGGGTTGATGTTCAACGCCGCTCAGATGTTGCTCGGATGCGGCTTCCAGAACCTGGGGGCCTTCTTCTTCTATCCGGCCGTCAACCTCAGTCTGGCGCTCAGTGCCGTCCCGTACGTGGTGGTCGCCACGCACCCCACGTTCGGCGGTGTGGCCCTTGCGACGTCCGCGGCATCCCTGGCCGTTGCCGCGCTGGCCGTCGGTGTGGTGCTGCGGCGGGTGAAGCCGAACCGGCCCGATCTCGGCTTGATCCGCCGCATGACCCGAATCGGGATCCGCCTGTCGGCGGCTCGCGCCCTGTACGGCCTCGGGCTCTGGCTGCCCACGTTCATCGCCGGTGTGGTGGTGTCACCCGTCGAGGCGGGATACCTGGGTACCGCGGGCAGGCTCGCCGTCGCGGTCGGCGCCGTGACCGCGGCGGTTCGCTTCGCCGTCCGGCCGACGATCGTGCGCGCCGCCGAGCAGCAGGACCGCGACGGGATCAAGTCGATCTGTGGACGACTGGCCACCGTCACCCTCGGCATCGCGGGCGTGGCGCTCGTCATCAGCGCCGTGTTCGGCCGCCCGCTGATCGAGCTGGCCTTCGGACCCGATTTCGCTGCTGCCGCACCCTTGTTGACCATCTTGCTGATCGCCGTGGCGATCGAGGCGTTCGCCGGACCCGTCGACGAGGTCCTCAAGATGACCGGCCACGAGAACTGGGTTCTGACGATCTTCGGTGTCGTACTGCCGGTGATGCTCGTCGCCCTGCTGGTGGCCGCACGGCACGGTGTGATCGCGATGGCGTGGGTGCAGGTCGGCTACACGTTGGCGATCTTCGGCGCGATGGTCGCCGTGGTCCGGTGGAAGTGGGGGATGTGGCTGCATCCGACGACGACCGGATCACCGCGTCGACGTGCGCTGGCGGGGCAGATCTCGTGA
- a CDS encoding glycosyltransferase, which produces MTCAPSSNPLRIAVVYSRLPFPMMRGDQMTVAHLLSFLAARGHSVDLYTLAVDGSLGDEQRAWLQNSCRTVRVYEQPWRTKLLGLILGAVTLTPLQVSIFRNTKLRRELAAAVAAGEYDVVYCYYPRTAPAVPRSIRSMPRTVSFLALQLSQTLNTKRMARNERSRLKRLVYRVETALMGRYESHVWQGFDRSVLIGPADVEAVKEQCRVHGRPEIDNWVYGAHGTDTDKFVVAQPSEVVPGRVIFSGSMLYPPNVQAVLWFVENVWPTVRAARPDATFVIQGRDPAPAILELDGHDGLWVTGTVPDVGVLIRSAQVCVNPMLAAGGMQNKLIEYMACGKAVVASSIANEGIRAPRGALVVADDPDAFAAAVIRLLEDPAAAADLGTAARDYVLANWTWEKHFLDLEGEFRDALSAKKIPRDVESRVG; this is translated from the coding sequence ATGACATGCGCGCCATCGTCGAACCCGCTGCGGATCGCCGTGGTGTACAGCCGGTTGCCGTTCCCGATGATGCGCGGGGACCAGATGACCGTCGCGCACCTGCTCAGTTTCCTGGCCGCCCGCGGCCACAGTGTGGATCTGTACACGCTCGCGGTGGACGGAAGTCTCGGTGACGAGCAGCGCGCCTGGCTGCAGAACAGTTGCCGCACGGTGCGGGTCTATGAGCAGCCATGGCGCACCAAACTCCTCGGTCTGATCCTGGGTGCGGTCACGTTGACCCCGCTGCAGGTGAGCATCTTCCGGAACACCAAACTGCGTCGGGAACTGGCCGCCGCTGTCGCCGCGGGCGAGTACGACGTCGTCTACTGCTACTACCCGCGCACCGCGCCGGCGGTCCCCCGTTCGATCAGGTCGATGCCGCGCACGGTTTCGTTTCTCGCGCTGCAACTTTCGCAGACGCTCAACACCAAACGGATGGCGCGTAACGAACGCAGCAGGCTCAAGCGCCTGGTGTACCGGGTGGAGACGGCGCTGATGGGCCGTTATGAGTCACACGTCTGGCAGGGCTTCGACAGGTCGGTGCTGATCGGACCCGCCGACGTCGAAGCGGTCAAGGAGCAGTGCCGCGTCCATGGCCGGCCGGAGATCGACAACTGGGTCTACGGCGCCCACGGGACCGACACCGACAAGTTCGTCGTCGCCCAGCCGAGTGAAGTGGTGCCGGGGCGGGTGATCTTCTCGGGGTCGATGCTGTATCCGCCCAATGTGCAGGCGGTGCTGTGGTTCGTCGAGAACGTCTGGCCCACCGTGCGGGCGGCGAGACCCGACGCCACGTTCGTGATACAGGGCCGCGACCCGGCGCCGGCGATACTCGAGCTCGACGGACATGACGGCCTCTGGGTGACCGGAACGGTTCCCGATGTCGGCGTGCTCATCCGTTCCGCCCAGGTGTGCGTCAATCCCATGCTGGCGGCCGGCGGTATGCAGAACAAGCTCATCGAATACATGGCCTGCGGAAAGGCCGTCGTGGCCTCATCCATCGCCAACGAGGGCATCCGTGCCCCGCGCGGCGCGCTTGTCGTCGCCGACGACCCGGATGCGTTCGCAGCCGCGGTGATCCGCCTGCTGGAGGACCCGGCGGCCGCCGCGGATCTGGGCACCGCCGCCCGCGACTACGTCCTGGCGAACTGGACCTGGGAGAAGCACTTCCTGGACCTCGAAGGCGAGTTCCGGGATGCGTTGAGCGCGAAGAAGATCCCGCGCGATGTCGAAAGCCGTGTCGGATGA